In the Aliarcobacter cryaerophilus genome, one interval contains:
- the dnaJ gene encoding molecular chaperone DnaJ, with amino-acid sequence MIEIDYYELLEIEKTSDKAAIKKAYRKLAMQYHPDKNPNDKEAEEKFKSINEAYQVLSDDEKRALYDRYGKAGLEGHGGRSSGFGGFDDLGSIFEEMFGFSRNHSKKERKTYNYNLDTAVEVKLEFNEAVFGCKKEINYKYKTACKPCNGTGAKDAKIENCRTCGGVGQVHSRQGFMTFAQTCPTCSGSGQSKANSCKSCSGTGFEEIKGNFTVDIPEGVNDGMRIRVSNKGNIAPNGQRGDLYIQTKVKEDSHFVRHDDDIYFEAPIFFTQVALGAKIKIPSLKGELELEIPRNAKDKQQFTFKNEGVKNVQGYGKGDLIVQIKIEYPKTLTNEQKELLEKLQESFGVESTPSEIKFEGMFDKVKKWFS; translated from the coding sequence TTGATTGAAATTGATTATTATGAACTTTTAGAGATTGAAAAAACATCAGATAAAGCAGCTATAAAAAAAGCTTATCGAAAACTTGCTATGCAGTATCATCCTGATAAAAATCCAAATGATAAAGAAGCTGAAGAGAAATTCAAATCTATAAATGAGGCTTATCAAGTTTTAAGCGATGATGAAAAAAGAGCTTTATATGATAGATATGGAAAAGCTGGTTTAGAGGGTCATGGTGGACGAAGTTCTGGTTTTGGTGGTTTTGATGATTTAGGTTCTATTTTTGAAGAGATGTTTGGTTTTTCAAGAAATCATAGCAAAAAAGAGAGAAAAACTTATAACTATAATCTTGATACTGCCGTTGAAGTTAAATTAGAGTTTAACGAAGCAGTTTTTGGTTGCAAAAAAGAGATTAACTATAAATATAAAACAGCTTGTAAGCCTTGTAATGGAACTGGTGCAAAAGATGCTAAGATTGAAAACTGTAGAACTTGTGGTGGAGTTGGACAAGTTCATTCAAGACAAGGTTTTATGACATTTGCACAAACATGTCCAACTTGTAGTGGTAGTGGACAATCAAAAGCAAATAGTTGTAAATCATGTTCTGGTACTGGTTTTGAAGAGATTAAAGGAAATTTCACTGTTGATATTCCAGAAGGTGTAAATGATGGAATGAGAATAAGAGTTTCAAATAAGGGAAATATAGCACCAAATGGACAAAGAGGAGATTTATATATCCAAACAAAAGTAAAAGAAGATAGCCACTTTGTAAGACATGATGATGATATATATTTTGAAGCCCCTATTTTCTTTACTCAAGTAGCTTTAGGAGCAAAAATAAAGATTCCTAGCTTAAAAGGTGAATTAGAGCTTGAAATACCAAGAAATGCAAAAGATAAACAACAATTTACTTTTAAAAATGAGGGGGTAAAAAATGTTCAAGGATATGGAAAAGGTGATTTGATTGTTCAAATAAAAATAGAATATCCAAAAACTTTAACAAATGAACAAAAAGAGCTTTTAGAAAAATTACAAGAAAGTTTTGGAGTAGAAAGCACTCCTTCTGAGATAAAGTTTGAAGGAATGTTTGATAAAGTTAAAAAATGGTTTTCATAA
- a CDS encoding tyrosine-type recombinase/integrase: MRYKLDFKDSFKMNMLFWIERFIRYKLTSLSNRQVSNKDKLAFIIQSLIKGTKSIDELDVLVKEARNIGLNGINTYFNPLLKLYNYTNSLGLASLKEIDEELLSDFLASQTSSLSDASKKNHRIALLSFFSYIDKQNENEDGSSYLFKIELKNWGGLSGKSGSKLPSFMNKDEIDRFLSAINNFEFSDNTAYRNRLIIKIIIYTGIRVSEMLNLKLKDIFNEKDVYMLQIRGKGNKPRVVMIKKDIIEHELQNWLTQRVCNSDILVCNQKGERLTQAYVSRIVENILASAGIRKEKNGAHMLRHSFATLLYSKHHDLILVQEALGHADINTSRIYTHFDKERLRKTTDIF; this comes from the coding sequence ATGAGATATAAATTAGATTTTAAAGATAGTTTTAAAATGAACATGCTTTTTTGGATAGAGAGATTTATAAGATATAAATTAACAAGCTTGTCAAATAGACAAGTATCAAATAAAGATAAACTAGCTTTTATTATTCAAAGTTTAATAAAAGGCACAAAATCAATAGATGAGCTTGATGTTTTAGTAAAAGAAGCTAGAAATATTGGCTTAAATGGAATAAATACATATTTTAATCCTCTTTTAAAACTATATAACTATACAAATAGTTTAGGATTAGCTTCACTTAAAGAGATTGATGAAGAGTTATTAAGTGATTTTTTAGCTAGCCAAACTAGTTCTTTATCAGATGCTTCTAAAAAGAACCATCGTATCGCCCTACTATCTTTCTTCTCATATATAGATAAACAAAATGAAAATGAAGATGGAAGCTCATATTTATTTAAAATAGAGTTAAAAAATTGGGGTGGATTAAGTGGAAAAAGTGGTTCAAAACTCCCCTCTTTTATGAATAAAGATGAAATTGATAGATTTTTATCTGCTATTAATAATTTTGAATTTTCAGATAATACAGCTTATAGAAATAGACTTATTATAAAAATAATAATATATACAGGAATTAGGGTTAGTGAGATGTTAAATCTCAAATTAAAAGATATTTTTAATGAAAAAGATGTTTATATGCTTCAAATTCGTGGAAAAGGAAATAAACCAAGAGTTGTGATGATTAAAAAAGATATTATTGAACATGAATTACAAAATTGGCTAACTCAAAGAGTTTGTAATAGTGATATTTTAGTTTGTAATCAAAAAGGTGAACGATTAACTCAAGCTTATGTTAGTCGCATTGTTGAAAATATCTTAGCAAGTGCTGGTATTAGAAAAGAGAAAAATGGAGCACATATGCTACGTCACTCATTTGCAACTTTACTTTATTCAAAACATCATGATTTAATACTTGTTCAAGAGGCTTTAGGTCATGCAGATATAAATACAAGCAGAATTTATACGCACTTTGATAAAGAAAGATTAAGAAAGACTACAGATATTTTTTAA
- a CDS encoding protein-glutamate methylesterase/protein-glutamine glutaminase, whose protein sequence is MYTVLIIDDSASMRRILKDMINSIDEFEVVAVANDAYEAREKIKEYEPDLVTIDINMPKMDGVTFLRNLMRLHSMPAVVISGESVRGSDIFDDGAVGFIPKPSSGESMASFESRIKDTLLSLTFLLKRYTLKKPVPLKKDYKPTPTPDYKVHPDEVIPLRAAKFGGQKVIAIGSSTGGVESLLKVFSRLPSDLPPIVMTQHIPYGFSNSFALRLNDHSAVEVCEAKDGQILEFGHAYLAPGNMHLTIEKIGNELRTKLLDTKKVSQHKPSVDVLFRSVNNSVGGSAMAVMMTGMGDDGTIAMKELFDNGAYTIAQNEATCVVFGMPMKAIQAGAVKDIVPLDEIADYIIAFSKGKVR, encoded by the coding sequence ATGTATACGGTATTAATAATTGATGATTCTGCCTCAATGAGACGAATTTTAAAAGATATGATAAACTCTATTGACGAATTTGAAGTAGTTGCAGTTGCAAATGATGCCTACGAAGCTAGAGAAAAAATTAAAGAGTATGAGCCTGATTTAGTTACTATTGATATAAATATGCCAAAAATGGATGGGGTTACATTTTTACGAAATTTAATGAGACTTCACTCTATGCCAGCAGTTGTAATTTCAGGAGAAAGCGTAAGAGGAAGCGATATTTTCGATGATGGTGCTGTTGGATTTATTCCTAAACCAAGCTCTGGAGAGAGTATGGCATCTTTTGAGTCAAGAATAAAAGATACACTTTTGAGTCTCACTTTTTTACTAAAAAGATATACATTAAAAAAACCAGTTCCTTTGAAAAAAGATTACAAGCCAACACCAACTCCAGATTACAAAGTTCATCCAGATGAAGTCATTCCTCTAAGAGCAGCAAAATTTGGAGGACAAAAAGTGATAGCTATTGGTTCATCAACAGGTGGAGTGGAGAGTTTATTAAAAGTGTTTAGCAGATTACCTTCAGATTTACCACCAATTGTTATGACACAGCATATTCCATATGGATTTTCAAACTCTTTTGCCTTAAGATTAAATGACCATTCAGCAGTTGAAGTTTGTGAAGCAAAAGATGGGCAGATTTTAGAATTTGGACATGCCTATTTAGCACCTGGAAATATGCATTTAACTATTGAAAAAATAGGAAATGAGTTAAGAACAAAGCTTCTTGACACAAAAAAAGTAAGTCAGCATAAACCAAGTGTTGATGTTTTATTTAGATCAGTAAATAATAGTGTAGGGGGAAGCGCTATGGCTGTTATGATGACCGGAATGGGAGATGATGGAACAATTGCAATGAAAGAGCTTTTTGATAATGGTGCATATACTATTGCACAAAATGAAGCTACTTGTGTTGTTTTTGGAATGCCTATGAAAGCAATACAAGCAGGAGCAGTAAAAGATATAGTTCCTTTAGATGAAATTGCTGATTATATAATAGCTTTTTCAAAAGGAAAAGTTAGATAA
- a CDS encoding chemotaxis protein CheD, which translates to MITIGRKDGNIEKLSLANITQKTKGFPTHTVIGGEFAVAPDSDNVALKTLLGSCVALMFYDRKKKIKAMNHFLLPDTNDNSNDMKYGLYSVEAMLNEMYKIGCLKSDIVAKISGGADIMNLNLKNSIGSRNVEFAKEFCRKEGFRIISEHVRGEHGRLILLADNFETFIKVTQKTETDSKILSNEKSLQIEISKAPVIKEYTGAVELFGKNNKKIEETMEIELF; encoded by the coding sequence ATGATTACTATTGGTAGAAAAGATGGTAATATAGAAAAACTATCTTTAGCTAATATAACTCAAAAAACAAAAGGTTTTCCTACTCATACAGTTATTGGTGGCGAGTTTGCAGTAGCTCCTGATAGCGATAATGTTGCTTTAAAGACTCTTTTGGGTTCTTGTGTTGCTTTAATGTTTTATGATAGAAAAAAGAAAATAAAAGCAATGAATCACTTTTTACTGCCTGATACAAATGATAATTCAAATGATATGAAATATGGATTGTATTCAGTTGAAGCCATGCTCAATGAGATGTATAAAATAGGTTGTTTAAAGTCTGATATTGTTGCTAAAATATCAGGTGGAGCTGATATTATGAATTTAAATCTAAAAAACTCTATAGGGTCAAGAAATGTTGAATTTGCAAAAGAGTTTTGCCGTAAAGAAGGTTTTAGAATTATATCCGAACATGTAAGAGGTGAGCATGGAAGATTAATACTTCTTGCTGATAACTTTGAAACATTTATTAAAGTTACTCAAAAAACTGAAACAGATAGTAAAATTCTATCTAATGAGAAATCATTGCAGATTGAAATCTCTAAAGCTCCAGTTATTAAAGAGTACACAGGTGCAGTTGAGCTATTTGGTAAAAATAATAAAAAAATTGAAGAAACTATGGAAATTGAACTTTTTTAA
- a CDS encoding CheR family methyltransferase, whose product MAYTTQDVHEKIKKLLYSLTGITLTENKDIMISNRIDKLKRNCNNYGDIMELLDSVEKGQNVTEFINTFTTNKTHFFREEFHFEDLRDRVLPAFSKNKENISIWCSASSTGEEPYSIAMTIFEANKLLSSNIKANIIATDIDTNVLQYAADGIYRYSKSSKEFPSWIKPQNYFKRRVQKNLSGEEVLIKVNDELKKMITFHIMNLNNDSYPFSNHQFDVIFCRNVLIYFSVEDQNSILKKLFKHLKIGGTLYLGHSENPQDLIHYVKRVGQNIFVKEKDLR is encoded by the coding sequence ATGGCATATACAACACAAGATGTACATGAAAAAATAAAAAAACTTCTTTATTCTCTAACGGGAATTACCCTTACAGAGAATAAGGATATTATGATTTCAAATAGAATTGATAAACTAAAAAGAAATTGTAATAACTATGGCGACATAATGGAACTTTTAGACTCTGTTGAAAAAGGACAAAATGTAACAGAGTTTATAAATACTTTTACTACAAATAAAACTCATTTTTTTAGAGAAGAGTTTCATTTTGAAGATTTAAGAGATAGAGTTCTTCCAGCTTTTTCAAAAAATAAAGAGAATATATCTATTTGGTGCTCTGCATCTTCAACAGGAGAAGAGCCTTATTCAATCGCTATGACTATATTTGAAGCTAATAAATTACTATCTTCAAATATCAAAGCAAATATAATAGCAACTGATATTGATACTAATGTTTTACAATATGCAGCTGATGGAATTTATAGATATTCTAAATCATCAAAAGAGTTTCCATCTTGGATTAAACCTCAAAACTATTTTAAAAGAAGAGTGCAAAAAAATCTATCAGGCGAAGAAGTTTTAATCAAAGTAAATGATGAATTAAAAAAAATGATTACTTTTCATATAATGAATCTAAATAACGATAGTTATCCTTTTTCAAATCATCAATTTGATGTAATCTTTTGTAGAAATGTTTTAATTTATTTTTCAGTAGAAGATCAAAATAGTATTCTAAAAAAATTATTTAAACATCTAAAAATTGGCGGAACTTTATATTTAGGACACTCAGAAAATCCTCAAGATTTAATACATTATGTAAAAAGAGTAGGGCAAAATATTTTTGTTAAAGAGAAAGATTTAAGATGA